The following proteins come from a genomic window of Methanobrevibacter olleyae:
- a CDS encoding DUF2207 domain-containing protein: protein MNLKNKEIVILLISIFFVSVLPTVSAVDYSIPSANIDIRVYDNGLINVAEEINYHFDSSANGVYRDIPLKKNQSIENLDISVDGAYASYKVYKEDGKERIKIYLYSDAAKTKKISSGTDVKLTIKYDFTHVIKIYNDVGELQYKVWGDEWEEDLGSLNAVIRFPDDKKLEYWINPAYSDAKAEWTNGSLHITSPGVSEGQYVEARAIIPLSEFSSSTPYAQHINKNATDEIRGFQEDEANSQNFLSTVGIIVDCLLVLLCLIPLVIYYKFGREPKTGYQGIYEHEPPTDDSPAFVNALMGGLSKNIGELDQKAFQATIMDLIDKGKLGVDSEEDTEFTKNTFLTIKSTDGLERYEKELIDILKNYELNGRISLSYMQDCLREESQARSFQDRYKNWCINFKNDYLPDEVLREYFDETGSDYMSFFAIGAIALAIVVGVISIFLNFKGDFITLCFAIFFAIVGGICLVLPSGIGGKYTLKGKLYSEKWDKFKKFLKDYSLIKEHPPESIAIWNKYLVYATALGVADKVYKAMKLHVYDGLNDDYYTTNSLFMFYYLGGYNHINNSFSTASSTISAANNDSVGGVGGGSGGGGGGAF, encoded by the coding sequence ATGAATCTTAAAAATAAAGAAATAGTTATTCTTTTAATCTCTATATTCTTTGTATCTGTATTACCTACAGTATCTGCTGTAGATTATTCTATTCCAAGTGCAAATATAGATATACGGGTATATGACAATGGATTAATCAATGTAGCTGAAGAAATTAACTATCATTTTGATAGTTCAGCTAATGGTGTTTATAGAGACATTCCTTTAAAAAAGAATCAATCTATTGAAAATTTAGATATTAGTGTAGATGGAGCTTATGCTAGTTATAAAGTTTATAAGGAAGATGGAAAGGAAAGAATAAAGATTTATCTTTACAGTGATGCTGCAAAAACTAAAAAAATTAGCTCTGGTACTGATGTTAAACTAACTATTAAATATGATTTTACCCATGTTATAAAGATCTATAATGATGTTGGTGAGCTTCAATATAAAGTTTGGGGTGATGAATGGGAAGAAGATCTAGGTTCTTTAAATGCTGTAATCCGATTCCCAGATGATAAAAAGCTTGAATATTGGATTAATCCAGCTTATAGTGATGCGAAAGCAGAATGGACAAACGGATCTTTGCATATTACTAGCCCTGGTGTTTCTGAAGGCCAATATGTTGAAGCTAGAGCTATTATTCCATTAAGTGAATTCTCATCAAGCACTCCCTATGCACAGCATATAAATAAAAATGCTACAGATGAAATAAGAGGTTTTCAAGAAGATGAAGCTAATTCACAAAATTTTCTAAGTACAGTTGGAATTATAGTGGATTGCCTTTTAGTTCTATTATGTCTTATTCCTCTTGTGATTTATTATAAATTTGGAAGAGAGCCAAAAACTGGTTATCAGGGAATCTATGAGCATGAACCACCAACAGATGATTCTCCGGCATTTGTTAATGCATTAATGGGTGGATTAAGTAAAAATATTGGTGAACTTGATCAAAAAGCTTTCCAAGCTACAATTATGGATTTAATTGATAAAGGGAAATTAGGTGTAGACTCTGAAGAGGATACAGAATTTACTAAAAACACTTTCCTAACTATTAAATCTACTGATGGTTTAGAAAGATATGAAAAAGAATTGATTGATATTTTGAAAAATTATGAATTAAATGGCAGAATCAGTTTAAGTTATATGCAAGATTGCCTTAGAGAGGAATCCCAAGCAAGGTCTTTCCAAGATAGATATAAAAACTGGTGTATAAACTTTAAAAATGACTATTTGCCAGATGAAGTACTTAGGGAATACTTTGATGAAACTGGTTCTGATTATATGTCATTCTTTGCTATAGGTGCAATTGCTTTAGCTATTGTTGTTGGAGTTATCTCTATTTTCTTAAACTTTAAAGGAGACTTTATTACTTTATGTTTTGCTATATTCTTTGCAATTGTTGGTGGTATTTGCCTAGTTTTACCATCTGGAATTGGCGGTAAGTACACCTTGAAAGGAAAACTCTATAGTGAAAAATGGGATAAATTTAAAAAGTTTTTAAAAGATTATTCTTTAATAAAAGAGCATCCTCCTGAATCTATTGCTATATGGAATAAGTATTTAGTTTATGCAACTGCTCTTGGTGTAGCAGATAAAGTTTATAAGGCTATGAAATTACATGTGTATGATGGATTAAATGATGATTATTACACCACTAATAGTTTATTCATGTTCTATTATCTTGGCGGATATAACCATATAAATAATTCATTTAGTACAGCATCATCTACTATATCAGCTGCTAACAATGACTCTGTTGGAGGAGTTGGAGGCGGTTCCGGTGGTGGAGGTGGAGGTGCCTTTTAA
- a CDS encoding LemA family protein → MDILLIILIVIIIVIILAIVALYNGLVTARNKVKNAWAQIDVQLNRRADLIPNLVETVKGYAGHEKTVFEDVTVARAGLMNANGVKEISDANNQLSNTLKTLFAVAENYPELKANENFKELQDQLAQSEDKIAYSRQFYNDTVLMYNNKCQTFPSSIFANMFGFKEADFFEVAGEARSVPKVEF, encoded by the coding sequence ATGGATATTTTATTAATAATTTTAATTGTTATAATAATTGTTATTATTCTAGCTATTGTAGCTCTTTACAATGGCCTTGTAACTGCAAGAAATAAAGTTAAAAATGCATGGGCTCAAATTGATGTTCAACTAAACAGAAGAGCTGATTTGATTCCAAATTTAGTAGAAACTGTAAAAGGTTATGCAGGTCATGAAAAAACTGTATTTGAAGATGTAACTGTTGCAAGAGCAGGATTAATGAATGCAAATGGTGTAAAAGAAATTAGTGATGCAAATAATCAACTATCAAACACTTTAAAAACTTTATTTGCTGTTGCTGAAAATTATCCTGAATTAAAAGCTAATGAAAACTTTAAAGAATTACAAGATCAATTAGCACAAAGTGAGGATAAGATTGCTTACTCTAGACAATTCTACAATGATACTGTTTTAATGTATAATAATAAGTGCCAAACATTCCCAAGCAGCATTTTTGCTAATATGTTTGGATTTAAAGAAGCTGACTTCTTTGAAGTTGCTGGAGAAGCAAGATCTGTACCTAAAGTTGAGTTTTAA
- a CDS encoding sodium-dependent transporter — translation MGENLEWDSSLSFIFAMIGAAVGLGNIWRFSYVLYSNGGGSFFIPYFCAIAIMGIPFLIVEYGIGFSFKEPFSKILKKINKKFEYIAWMLVLFVFIVVIYYMVILSWDMVYLLTSFTFAWGADTSAYFTNTVGGSSNLASAGFLLIPTTICLVMMWVVLWYISHKDLDKGIAKASKILIPSLFVIMIIIVLYAITLPGHMIGIDTLLRPKWNMLLDINIWLAAFAQIIFSLSMGQAIALTYASYLPKASKLTDNVLIVVASNSLFEIFTAFGVFSILGYMSLHSGMAMSKLVTEGTGLVFIVFPMIFNIMGPIGRVLAPLLFLAILFAGITSALGFFEPILSSTSSKFNLSRKKTATILSIIGCSFSVLLTTGISSYLVGIIDSFVNQFGILLLISVQCIIFAWFYNIDDLIPILNENGHLKVGKTWRFIIKYLLPIVLLAMWIYGIYNLFMSVATFELIVDLIIIGAVLVFSYILTRLKPREAED, via the coding sequence ATGGGTGAGAATTTAGAGTGGGATAGCTCCCTTTCATTTATCTTTGCTATGATCGGAGCTGCTGTTGGGCTTGGAAATATTTGGAGATTTAGCTATGTATTATACTCCAATGGCGGAGGATCTTTTTTTATTCCTTATTTCTGTGCTATAGCAATTATGGGAATTCCATTTTTAATAGTTGAATATGGTATTGGATTCAGCTTTAAAGAGCCCTTTTCGAAGATTCTAAAGAAAATTAACAAGAAATTTGAATATATAGCGTGGATGCTAGTTTTATTTGTTTTTATAGTTGTAATTTATTATATGGTTATCTTAAGTTGGGATATGGTATATCTTCTAACAAGTTTTACATTTGCTTGGGGAGCTGATACCAGTGCTTACTTTACAAATACCGTTGGAGGAAGTTCTAACTTAGCAAGCGCTGGCTTTTTACTCATTCCTACAACTATTTGCCTAGTTATGATGTGGGTTGTTTTATGGTATATTTCCCATAAAGATCTTGATAAAGGTATTGCTAAGGCTTCTAAAATTTTAATTCCCTCTTTATTTGTTATTATGATTATCATTGTTCTTTATGCCATTACATTACCTGGACATATGATTGGTATAGACACTTTACTTAGACCAAAATGGAATATGCTTTTAGATATTAATATTTGGCTTGCAGCATTTGCACAAATTATATTCTCTTTAAGTATGGGCCAAGCAATTGCTTTAACTTATGCAAGTTACTTACCAAAAGCTTCTAAATTAACAGATAATGTATTGATTGTAGTTGCTTCTAATTCATTATTTGAAATATTTACTGCATTTGGTGTATTTTCAATACTTGGTTATATGTCATTACATTCAGGAATGGCAATGAGTAAACTAGTTACAGAAGGTACTGGACTTGTCTTTATTGTATTCCCAATGATTTTTAACATTATGGGTCCAATTGGCAGAGTTTTAGCACCTTTACTTTTTCTTGCAATCTTATTTGCAGGAATCACTTCTGCTTTAGGATTCTTTGAACCAATATTATCTTCTACAAGTTCTAAATTTAATTTAAGTAGAAAGAAAACTGCAACTATTTTATCGATTATTGGCTGTTCCTTTTCAGTTTTACTAACTACTGGAATCAGTAGCTATTTAGTGGGGATTATTGATTCATTTGTAAATCAATTTGGCATTTTACTTTTAATTAGTGTACAATGTATAATATTTGCCTGGTTCTATAATATCGATGATTTAATTCCGATTTTAAATGAAAACGGTCATTTGAAGGTTGGTAAAACATGGAGATTTATAATCAAATACTTATTGCCAATTGTATTGTTGGCAATGTGGATTTATGGTATATATAATCTATTCATGAGTGTAGCTACTTTTGAATTGATTGTTGACCTTATAATTATAGGTGCTGTTTTAGTATTTAGCTATATTCTAACCAGGCTAAAACCAAGAGAAGCAGAAGATTAA